In Choloepus didactylus isolate mChoDid1 chromosome 18, mChoDid1.pri, whole genome shotgun sequence, a single genomic region encodes these proteins:
- the OTOP3 gene encoding proton channel OTOP3, with translation MGAKETGVPTGPRQKSWMGQHFSLLLRRHRQAQKAGQLFSAFLALNLVLLGGAFICSMIFNNVAITLGDVWILLAVLKALSLFWLLYYEAGTTQQPHAVLYRDPHAGPLWVRGALVLFGSCTICLNAFRVGYDVSHSQCKLQLELIFPVIEIIFIGIQTWVLSKHCKDCVQVQTNFTRCGLMLTLATNLLLWGLAVTNDSMHRKIEAELSALMENFSGNETTTCLCLNSTACKVFRKGFLMLYPFSTEYCLICCAVLFVMWKNVGRRLAPHTGSHPSTPPFHLHGVIFGPLLGLLALVAGVCVFVLFQIATGGPTIGHQYFTLYYAFYVAILPTMSLACLAGMAIHGLEERELDTLKNPTRSLDVVLLMGTALGPVGIAYFSIVAIVATSPHELLNRLILAYSLLLILQHVTQNLFIIEGLHRRPLWEAAPQNPAGKQEAELPRRGSLLELGLGLRRASLAYIHSYSHLNWKRRVLKEISLFLILCNITLWIMPAFGTHPEFENGLEKDFYSYRTWFTIVNFGLPLGVFYRMHSVGGLVEVYLGA, from the exons ATGGGGGCCAAGGAGACAGGGGTCCCCACTGGGCCCAGGCAGAAGTCCTGGATGGGGCAGCATTTCTCCCTGCTGCTGCGGCGGCACCGGCAGGCCCAGAAAGCTGGGCAACTCTTCTCGGCGTTCCTGGCCCTCAACCTGGTGCTCCTGGGTGGCGCCTTCATCTGCAGCATGATTTTCAACAACGTGGCCATCACCCTGGGTGACGTGTGGATCCTGCTGGCCGTGCTGAAGGCCCTCTCCCTCTTCTGGCTCCTCTACTACGAGGCTGGCACCACCCAGCAGCCGCACGCCGTGCTCTACCGGGACCCGCACGCTGGGCCCCTCTGGGTGCGGG GCGCCCTGGTGCTGTTTGGCAGCTGCACCATCTGCCTCAATGCCTTCCGCGTGGGCTACGATGTGAGCCACAGCCAATGCAAGTTGCAGCTCGAGCTCATCTTCCCCGTCATCGAGATCATCTTCATTGGCATCCAG ACCTGGGTGCTCTCGAAACACTGCAAGGACTGTGTGCAGGTCCAGACCAACTTCACTAG GTGTGGCCTGATGCTGACCCTTGCCACAAACCTGCTGCTCTGGGGTCTGGCCGTCACCAATGACTCCATGCATCGCAAGATCGAGGCTGAGCTCAGCGCCCTGATGGAAAATTTCTCAG GCAACGAGACCACCACCTGCCTGTGCCTCAACAGCACGGCGTGCAAGGTCTTCCGGAAGGGCTTCCTGATGCTCTACCCCTTCAGCACCGAGTACTGCCTCATCTGCTGTGCTGTGCTCTTTGTCATGTGGAAGAATGTCGGCCGCCGCCTGGCGCCCCATACGGGGTCCCACCCCAGCACCCCACCCTTCCACCTCCACGGGGTCATCTTCGGGCCGCTGCTGGGCCTGCTGGCCCTGGTGGCCGGCGTGTGCGTCTTCGTGCTCTTCCAGATTGCGACCGGTGGCCCAACCATCGGGCACCAATACTTCACCCTCTACTATGCTTTCTATGTGGCCATACTCCCCACCATGAGCCTGGCGTGCCTGGCGGGCATGGCCATCCACGGGCTGGAGGAGCGCGAGCTGGACACGCTCAAGAACCCCACCCGCAGCCTGGACGTGGTGCTCCTgatgggcacggccctgggcccAGTGGGCATTGCCTACTTCTCCATCGTGGCCATCGTGGCCACTAGCCCGCATGAGCTGCTCAACCGCCTCATCCTGGCCTACTCGCTGCTGCTTATCCTGCAGCACGTCACCCAGAACCTCTTCATCATCGAGGGCCTGCACCGGCGTCCGCTCTGGGAGGCGGCTCCCCAGAACCCGGCGGGCAAGCAGGAGGCTGAGCTGCCCCGCAGGGGTTCCCTGCTGGAGCTGGGCCTGGGCCTACGACGGGCCTCGCTGGCCTACATCCACTCCTACAGCCACCTCAACTGGAAGCGGCGGGTGCTCAAGGAGATCTCGCTGTTCCTCATCCTCTGCAATATCACG CTATGGATAATGCCAGCGTTTGGCACGCACCCGGAGTTTGAGAATGGGCTGGAAAAGGACTTCTACAGCTACCGGACGTGGTTCACCATCGTCAACTTCGGCCTGCCCCTGGGAGTCTTCTACCGCATGCACTCGGTCGGGGGGCTGGTGGAGGTCTACCTGGGGGCCTGA